In Artemia franciscana chromosome 14, ASM3288406v1, whole genome shotgun sequence, the genomic stretch GGTCAGCAATATCTTATGatcgactgggggtattaatttaaatcttttcggatattttgaacaatacGTTAGAAGGTAGTTGGAGGATCTCCAGCACCTTATCACATGGCCTTGTAAGCAGCCCTTATGTATagccatatttttgaaaacagtctAAAGTTAAAACGACCATGCATTTGAGATTATATAATCCTCCATAGGTTTTGAGAGGGTTACCGAACACAATCAAAACACACAGTGTGTGCATGCAGGCTGTCAAAGGGGCTTATCAGCACTATCTAAGGAAAGGCTAAGgttactaagttgaaacttacaatgcatgttgaggggagtgttgaagagtgattggagggcaaacaaccgaaattttgaaaaagcgattttgttcaaagtagtcaTAAGGCCTAGTAACTATACCTCCGGAGTTGCCACACACAGCCCTTATGGTAAGAATTGTACATTATgtgcttttgctttttttttacctgcaggatttatcattaggaaaagaCGGAATGTTTGATTCCGGTTGAGATCGAAAACACTAACGGTtgtaagttgaaactttagggAATTTTGATGGGGTTttgaaactaaaccaaaagataTTAAGTACATCCATATTATAAAAAGGCGAATGTTCAGTATCTCAAGGCATCGCTAAGACAATAATTAAGAATACCCCTGCACGCATATGTAAGGTTTGACCACTTCTGTGTCTATTCGGTGCGTCTACACCACAATATTtgcgctaaattttttactgtttaggTTAGGATTGGTGGTAGCGCGCCTTGGAAGACTTTTGTAAGACTCAGACTAACGTACAACCTttctttatttacaatttttataatattgaaCAATTTGAGGCTATTGTTTACAGATTTCTCCTTGTTTCCTAGGCTTGTCTCTGGATTTGTCCCTCTTGTTTATTATGGACTGGGTATGTTTGAAGCACCGAGAAGGAAAATGGTGCAGATAAGCATTACCTTTCCTTAATCTTTTGTGGAATTTGAACCATTCACGAAttccttattttctttattgtctTCCTTTACTTAGGACAAGAATTCCTATGGACCTGTTTCTTTACAGAATTGCCCCTTTCTTCTTGTGTGTAGATATTGTAAATATACTTTTATATCTTTATCTCAAAAGACCTGATTAGAGTTAGGGCCTTACCGGGATAAGATCCCTAAACTGGGATCTTATTACCAGTTTGAAACCGTTCTAGTTCAGGGACTCTAGGACCTTCAATTACCTCTAGAAAATGTGATCGGACAAGGTATAGTTTTCCACACTCCCTCTAGAATTCCCAAGCAAGTTTACCCTTAGTACTCGGCAAAGATATGTCGAGAATCAGAATACACTATCCAGTTGCAGGGCCAAGCTGATTGTAGGGGTTTGTATACCACCTAGCTCGGAAAACAGGATGTtttgcttgaaattttttcttctggcTACTTATTGTTTGATCTCAGAAGCTTTcggttttttagttaatttgaaacaatttttaattactttaaatCAACCAGTCCGGTATTCGGGGAATCAAAGGGGATATTAAAAGATAATAATAGGAACTACATATAATTTTGACTGGCTTCAACTACATTTTGCCCAAGTTCCACTGTCAGCAGTGAAAAGAGATAGATACTGAGAATATGGCAATAGCCCAATTGATGAAATTGAAACCACATTGTAATTGACTTTCAACTCATTTTGTTAAGTGCTAAAGGCTAAACTGGGACATAGCcgtagttttatttattttatttataactcgAATTATATTATCAAGAATAGACTCAAAGTGAGTTTATCAAGCAATATGTCTTATAGGAAGAAAGAGATATGAAGTTGgtcctaaaataaataaataaaagaattcacTGTAAGTTCAAGAAATTCCTAAGATTCCTTTCCAAGAGCTGTCCCTTTCTTGCTCTGACTTCAGATTTTATACTGTCTTTCAAGGCTGGTAAATCCGCTATGGTATGtcgtttaaatatttttgtcgcTTATTTTGTCCTCTTTTGTACTATTTTTGCAATTCGTTATCCGTTAAATTatgtgttgttttgttttaaactatCACTTTTATGGCTTTTAGATCAACTTGGAGTTTATTACGTTAATTAGTTTActttaattagtttattattataattgaaTTTTAAGGTGTTGTTTACTTTGtttgaaaaacagttttgttgtgAGACAATGAAAAACCCATATCTTACACATACCGCTAATACCACTAGtagtaatactactactgtaaAGTACGTCCAGTATGGATATTAAACTAACTGAAAGGCACAAGGTGCATATtattactgctgctgctactattactggtactattgctactactgcaactaatgctactattgctactgacactactactactattttttACTGCTACAACTTAGCTACTAGGAATGTTGCTCGTGATTTTGAATTCAGTCAAATGAATTCATATAGTATTTAGGCTTATTTCCATTATGCGCAATGTATCAGGAACGGCTCAGATTATTAAGATGTATTGTTGGGAATGttgagttaaatcaaaagacaatatttacaTCCATATTTCTCAAAAGGGCGTATTTGTTATGTTTTAGAAACACTTAGGggcattaaattaaaacttttaggggatttttATGTGGATGTTAAACTATAACAAAACAGATCGTTTCCATTCAGATTGTCAAAATGACATATCAGCAGTATCTCAGGAGTGGCTGAGAGTGGAAAATTGAAGCTTGTGGGGCAGCTATAACTATTACTGCTACGTCTACTACCgctgctactgctattactactgatATAATTACTGTTATTTTTCTGCCTCTCtgattacttttttattttcttatatttgttgtcttttggtgattttgatttttgctaattttattctatttcttttttagattttacagAAGAAACCGGAAGGATAGGAAAATAGTTCCactacataaaaattaaaaatactgtgCATATTATTGATAAGTTTATTCGTTCAGAAGAAAATCGGTTTCTAATTGAACATGGCAATGAAGTGATTGTCATATATTATCAGAAAATCAGCAAATATTATTGCACACCAGTGAATTTAGTGAAACCTAGAAGTGAATTTAAAGAAGGAGCTATTGATTTAATAGAAACACTTCCTTgtaaaatttctggtaacaaTTTTCTAATAAGGAACaaactgaaatgaaatttgaaatgaaaatgaaatgaaaatgaagtaaAACTGACATGGAAAATGCCAAACGTAAGATAAACACCACAACTCCTGAAGAACTTGGAAATAAATCAAAGAGACccaaaaattttgacttaagCCAAGATAAATTTACAGCTGATGGATTAAGAAAAACATTACATGGTAATGTTTATCAATTAGGATTGCTTACCTTAGCTGCAATACGAGCGCAAGCTAAAGGATATGACTTTAACTTAATTAGTGAAGCTAAggagtttaaaaaatttgatgatTTAGTTATCGACTATgggaataaaataatatatttacaaGCTAAACACAGCAGCTCGGAAAAAACCGCTTTTTATTCTAAACAAGACTTTTGTGGGGATTATAAAAGCGATGCTAGtttggcaaaatattttgattcttggCATAGGCTAAGaaattacaaatataaaaaatcaaaagaagatGAGGCCATGGAAAGAACTGctcaatatgttttttttactaataaaggaGTCAAAAATGCTAGTACCTTTTTAAAGGAAACAAAATTTGATGGCGATGAGTTTCTTTTCAATGATTTGGAAACAAAGACTTATGGCATAAAGCCGGATAAAGAAACTAGGAGTGAATTTATTGATGCAATTTTAGCAAGTTCCAAGAAAGTACGAAGCAATCCAGCTGATATTAATTTAGATCAAAATGATTTTGATCTATTGAAAAATGAGATAACAAAAGCAAAAGaatatctagaaaaaaaattcaataagcaAAATGGTGAAAGTTCAAAAGAAATTATCAATATCTCCAAAGAAAACTGGCACTCTAAGCTTAGTGTAAAAGTATTGGCTTTGATTAAATTAGCTATAGAAAAAGAATCAGTCGCCAAGATAGTCTTAGGAAATAATTCTCAAGTTCTAAGATGGCTACATGAACAAAAACAGATTGTACCTAATATTTCTAATCCTCTACATGTTTTAGCTCAGACTTCAGAATCAATTAAGAATATGATTCCAGAAATTAATACTTTTCTTGATGAATTCATTGTTAAAATAGAGCAACCAAATAGCCAAGATTTGGCGCAAATCATAATTAAAGAATTAGGAAAAGATATAGCTATCATGGGGACTATAGAATTGAATAATGCCCTTAACAGTTATATGTGGGAATGGTTTTCTAACCGCTCAGAATGCTTATTAAGATCGGacaattttggtaattttatagAGGTTACCAAGGGTGACTTAAACCGTTTTTGTTTGCTGCAAGGAACATGGGCATATAAAGAAGAatgcaaaaacatttttgatttagttgaatcTAGACATTTTGCTTTAGTAGAGGGGTTAAGTGACTTTTTAAATGAGGAGAACAGGGATAGCAATGGGAGAATAGCTGTGTTTAAAGATCAAGGAGGAGGACCAAAATTACAGGTTTATAGTGTTATATTATCTATGAGTAGCTTAAAAGATGATGAATGGTCTTTTTTGTGTCTTAGTGATCCAAATTTAGATCTATTACCTGAAATATTAACAGGAAAATCTTCAAAGTTTTACATAGTAGACTGTCGGTCAGAAGAAACAAATGACGAAAAATTGCAAACATTGGGAGAAATTTgtcaaattacattaaaaaacaaaaaaaaattaattttattaataagggACAAAAAAAGCGAAGAACTAACAAATAGTTTATTAAATTCAGAAGGAAATTCTAGTAGCATCGTCAAGTTTGAATCTCAGCCTTTAACTTGCCAGCAAATTAGAGATGCATGCAATGTGCATGGTGGTAATATTGTTGAGTTTGAATCTCAACCTTTAACCAACCAGCAAATTAAAGATATATGTAGTTCGCATGAGGGTAAATACCTTTCTTTGGCTGGAAGAGAATATAGAATTCAAGAAATTATTGATAATAAGATAGGTGGTATCTACGAATTGATGAGCGATGCAAAATATCTTCTAGAGACTATTAAAAGTTTATATGACGAAAAGCGGGAAGTTGAGTCTGAAATTCCATATGGTGTttatatttccaatcaaatgcgTAAAGGTGAGGGGTACTATAGTTTATCTATTATTACTAAAAAGACTGCTAATTGCTATATAGTTCAAGATGCTGATTATAAAAAACTTTGTAAGCAGCTTAGGGACGTGTTTGCTGATGATGCAGAATTTGACGAAAGTGACAAAAGGCTTTCAATTGTCATAGAAGAAACAGggtttgttttattaaaaaacgcTGATGATCTAGATGAATATGAATCTCAAATCTTAATTCTAACGGAGAACCCATCTTCTGGAAAACTTGgagataaaacatatatttcattaaaaatcctTGATAATGAGCGATTTCAAATTATAGAAAATCCAAACAATTTATATCTCCCAGATCCGGAAGGTATAGATTTTTCTAATACAGATGAACAAGAACAATTTATACAAACAATCATCTCGGGTAGCCAATTATCTGTATTAATGTCACCTGCTGGTTATGGTAAAAcatctttttgtaaaaatttagcaaaaacaTGTAAATCTTTTCCATTATGGATTATTAGAATACCACTACCTAAATTGCAATTTGATACAAAATCACGTCCAAACTTATCTTCGTTTTTACAAATAGATTATGAGTGGCAAGAAGTTGCTTtggaaaaagatgaaaaggtttCAGGCAGAGTTCTTCTCATTTTAGATGGTTTTGATGAAGTAAAAAATTCAGAAAGtgtaaaattaataaatcaatGGATCAGCACAATACCTAAAAGTGTATCTATGCTAATTACAACGAGAGAATATGCATCATATAAGCTAGTTCTTCCTACTGGTAAAAACTCAACATTTTATAAATTGACTAAATTTACGAAAGAACAGCGCaaggaatatataaaaaagtttcttaaagcAATTCTAGAGGCAAGAGAAGAATCAGAGGAATTTAAGGGTTTTGTAGAATATATTACAGAAAAAATGCAAAGTAAGGTTAATAGTCACTCTAGGGGAGTCTTGGACATTCCTCTGgaaagttatattttttgtgAGTTGCTAAGACCTCATATTTTGActcaagtaaaacaaaattcttacaTCCTGAAAGAAAACATTATTGACGTTTTGGAAAATATTGACGTTGGTAATTCAGCTAAGCTTTATCAAGAATTTATTCTTGCAAAATCAAGGTTGTTCCTAGAAAAACATTTAGGGATAAACCCAGAAAATATTGTTCAAAAAAGCGTATTATTTAACCTTATGGGCTCATACAATCAAATAATAGAATTAAATGCTCTAAAACAAGCTTTTGATTTAAATGATATGGATCTAATGGAAAATTGTGCTAACATTATCAATTTTGAtgtaaatgaattaaaaacccTTGAAGATACTGGCTTGTTAAGAGTTTCTAAAGATGGTGGTAGGCTAAACTTCAATCATGAAACGTACCAGGAATTTTATGCAGCTCTTGCAATTATTAGAGGGATTGTAAGTGATAAAGGGGAGTTGTACGAGACTGTTCAATCTCTGGTTAGAAAACACCGTTACGAccccaaatttcgttttatcttCTCCACAGCAAGTCAATTTAGTGTTTCTGCTGGGGCTATGGTACCTGGATATAGCATAGAAAAGCATTTATTATCATTTTGGAATATATTAGGAGAGGACGGTGATATACTTGGAGCAGGtgctattaatttatttaaacgcTGTATATCTGAATTTACATCAGTTGAAAGAGAAATGCTACTTAGTAGAATAGAAGGGAAAAAATgggcaaaatttttaaaagtagcaatTAGTTGTGGGGAGCATGGGTATGAAGAGTTACAAATATGTGATGGACAAGACAGATTACCTATTTCTTCTCATCAAGGCGAAGTAGATTCTTGCGGTGATGTtgatgaagaaataaatatgagTAAAGAATATGTTGCTGGAGAATTTAGGAGacggagaaaaaaagaaaattatcaagATTATGTTAAGCTCTTAGAAATAGAGGCTGAAAAACATAAGAATTTTGGAGATTACTGGGCGTTGGATGGTGGAATTGAGGCTATAGGCTACTCAGGGCagttttttagcaaaaatctaGCCTATTACTTAATGCTTAGAGCTTCACAATGGCCAAATAACAAAAGGTTGGTTATTCaagctttaaaatcaatatatagGGATATAGAggcaaataaaaattgtaaCGATGCTAaagcaaattgtttttctgtagTTAAAAGCTTATTGAAAAATAGAgttggagaaaagaaaaatgatttgCTTTTAAAATTGTTATATGTAGTTGATTTTGACTTTTTAGATTATTTGATAGACGATTTATCGCAATTGCTATCAACAGATAAACATAAAACATTCCAACGTTTTCTGAAGTGGAATCATCCACCATTAATTACAGTTTGGTTTGAGACAATAAGATTCATCCTATTAGTAGCAAAAAAGTTGATGTATGCAGTTCTAATTGATGaatcagaaaacaaaatttttttaattaaagataaaaaaattgaaattaacttTAACAAATATACGAATACAATCAGCGAAATATTTGGTAGTTCAATGCTAAATCTCTTAAGAATCATATATGAATCGAATAAAACTGAAAGGTGTGATGATATAACCCTGGATGAGTCAAATGTgaagcaaatagaaaagaatatttttgtccaattaaaaaatgaagagtTATTTGACATACTTTTTGACAGTCTAAAAGATAATGGAACAAAGTTGCTAAAATTATATCAAAAATTATCTGAGTATGAATCTGTTACTAGCCACTGTGTTAAGAAATACATAGCAGAGTTAAAAACATCTAAGGCAACTGAAATAGACGCACGGTGGTCAATCTGTGGTGGCATCGAAGTAGCAGGATATACAGGAATATATTTTAATCGAGAAATCGCTGAGTATTTAATAGTTCGTTCAGGATTCTGGCCTAATAACCGCACAAAGGCTATAGAAGCATTAAAGCGAATTCATGATACTTTAAATGATCCAAGTATCAATGAATCACAAAAAGTTTACCCTATAGCAGTAAAAGCTTATAATCAATGTATAGAAAATTTTTCTGCACTAGATttggtaaaactaaaaaatatatgattATCATCAAATAATGAAGGTGGGCAAGCTACTGCAGGGGCATTAAATGTCCCTTCTTTAGAACAAAATTCTTCTTcagaagaacaagaaataatGATTCTTGGTAATATAGACGATGAGTTTTAAGatgttttatttcaatattaaaacTGTTCAAAATCAGTTGGTTTAGAACACCGTACTATACTAACACTAATTTAGCTTAAGAATATaactgcttctttttttcatagcaggctcaaaatcatctttttctgtttgttgGTATCTTAAGCACTAAATGTTGATTCTCTGTGGttaaattcttttgaaaattgtcACTAAGAGAGTTTGTTGTAATGGACGATTGGAAAAATCACTTTCTCTGGAACATCTGAATATAAAGCCCGgatctctctctcttttctttgtttGAAGCATCATTCCTTCTTTTTGCGCCactgttttttacctttttttgttttttcgagtTGTAATGCCTTGGTTTCTAGTTTTGTGcaagttttagtgttttttcttccaagttttaagtgcttttattttaatttaatgtttgtaatgtttcattttgtgtttttttcttttttagttttagtgttttgttttttggagttttagtgtttcatttttttcgagttctaagtgttttttcttatgtaatttagtttttaatattttttcttttgttttttcgagttttagtgtttcgttttttgttgtggTCACTATATACTGGCATTTTTGTTTCGAATTAAAAGTCCATTGAGAAATCACTACCCTATTCATTTTTCAGTCTTTCAAGCTCAATGTTTTTTcgatatttgacaaaaattggaTATATTTTaaggtattaatttgaaaagccCATAATAGAGCAGAATTGAGCTTTGGttaaattttgactaaatttcgtgtctgttttttcttagaaa encodes the following:
- the LOC136035655 gene encoding uncharacterized protein LOC136035655 codes for the protein MENAKRKINTTTPEELGNKSKRPKNFDLSQDKFTADGLRKTLHGNVYQLGLLTLAAIRAQAKGYDFNLISEAKEFKKFDDLVIDYGNKIIYLQAKHSSSEKTAFYSKQDFCGDYKSDASLAKYFDSWHRLRNYKYKKSKEDEAMERTAQYVFFTNKGVKNASTFLKETKFDGDEFLFNDLETKTYGIKPDKETRSEFIDAILASSKKVRSNPADINLDQNDFDLLKNEITKAKEYLEKKFNKQNGESSKEIINISKENWHSKLSVKVLALIKLAIEKESVAKIVLGNNSQVLRWLHEQKQIVPNISNPLHVLAQTSESIKNMIPEINTFLDEFIVKIEQPNSQDLAQIIIKELGKDIAIMGTIELNNALNSYMWEWFSNRSECLLRSDNFGNFIEVTKGDLNRFCLLQGTWAYKEECKNIFDLVESRHFALVEGLSDFLNEENRDSNGRIAVFKDQGGGPKLQVYSVILSMSSLKDDEWSFLCLSDPNLDLLPEILTGKSSKFYIVDCRSEETNDEKLQTLGEICQITLKNKKKLILLIRDKKSEELTNSLLNSEGNSSSIVKFESQPLTCQQIRDACNVHGGNIVEFESQPLTNQQIKDICSSHEGKYLSLAGREYRIQEIIDNKIGGIYELMSDAKYLLETIKSLYDEKREVESEIPYGVYISNQMRKGEGYYSLSIITKKTANCYIVQDADYKKLCKQLRDVFADDAEFDESDKRLSIVIEETGFVLLKNADDLDEYESQILILTENPSSGKLGDKTYISLKILDNERFQIIENPNNLYLPDPEGIDFSNTDEQEQFIQTIISGSQLSVLMSPAGYGKTSFCKNLAKTCKSFPLWIIRIPLPKLQFDTKSRPNLSSFLQIDYEWQEVALEKDEKVSGRVLLILDGFDEVKNSESVKLINQWISTIPKSVSMLITTREYASYKLVLPTGKNSTFYKLTKFTKEQRKEYIKKFLKAILEAREESEEFKGFVEYITEKMQSKVNSHSRGVLDIPLESYIFCELLRPHILTQVKQNSYILKENIIDVLENIDVGNSAKLYQEFILAKSRLFLEKHLGINPENIVQKSVLFNLMGSYNQIIELNALKQAFDLNDMDLMENCANIINFDVNELKTLEDTGLLRVSKDGGRLNFNHETYQEFYAALAIIRGIVSDKGELYETVQSLVRKHRYDPKFRFIFSTASQFSVSAGAMVPGYSIEKHLLSFWNILGEDGDILGAGAINLFKRCISEFTSVEREMLLSRIEGKKWAKFLKVAISCGEHGYEELQICDGQDRLPISSHQGEVDSCGDVDEEINMSKEYVAGEFRRRRKKENYQDYVKLLEIEAEKHKNFGDYWALDGGIEAIGYSGQFFSKNLAYYLMLRASQWPNNKRLVIQALKSIYRDIEANKNCNDAKANCFSVVKSLLKNRVGEKKNDLLLKLLYVVDFDFLDYLIDDLSQLLSTDKHKTFQRFLKWNHPPLITVWFETIRFILLVAKKLMYAVLIDESENKIFLIKDKKIEINFNKYTNTISEIFGSSMLNLLRIIYESNKTERCDDITLDESNVKQIEKNIFVQLKNEELFDILFDSLKDNGTKLLKLYQKLSEYESVTSHCVKKYIAELKTSKATEIDARWSICGGIEVAGYTGIYFNREIAEYLIVRSGFWPNNRTKAIEALKRIHDTLNDPSINESQKVYPIAVKAYNQCIENFSALDLVKLKNI